From a region of the Paenibacillus sp. R14(2021) genome:
- a CDS encoding YbbR-like domain-containing protein translates to MDKWLSHPTAIKIISLLIGILMWAVVHFDSEKSPNTVATLTETQDIDAVQVKPIGMDDKNYAMRLLDPGEVHLTVRGSRSDFLIASRNNDYQVTVDLSQAGEGRMVLPLKVNLPRGLELIEVRPSNVTVVLERLLTKEYEVKINTEGTPGKGYKVGQPIVKPNGRVHVTLPEDEMGDVAFIGGTVSVDGEEETVTDKKLKLVALDKDGNELTDAIISPNVVEVEIPITKPFKKLPLQIGFTGKLPNGLAISEFKQSVDGITIYGPQDVLDQIDFYDELVVDLSQLKQSGTIELDVKLPKGVANVDPEKVSFDYTIVPAVTKQLSKVPVTLIGLSEGLHAKITLPEDGQVNATISGATNVLADVNVKDVQLVADLSGLGPGSHVIPLEIHLPRFVFPASNAPLSITVEITDGTSASNPDGSTPTTGQPAADPNSDTNTDAGVPSNGASDPAESDDGQQANSSNGITNGSSDTPED, encoded by the coding sequence ATGGATAAATGGCTAAGCCACCCTACGGCAATTAAAATCATCTCGCTGCTGATTGGAATTCTGATGTGGGCGGTCGTTCATTTCGATTCGGAGAAATCGCCCAATACTGTCGCGACGCTGACGGAAACGCAGGATATCGATGCGGTGCAGGTTAAGCCGATCGGCATGGACGATAAGAATTACGCGATGCGGCTGCTGGATCCCGGCGAGGTGCATCTTACCGTCCGCGGGTCACGGTCCGATTTTCTCATTGCATCGCGAAATAATGATTATCAGGTCACGGTTGATCTAAGCCAAGCGGGCGAAGGGCGGATGGTGTTGCCGCTTAAAGTAAACCTTCCCCGGGGACTTGAGCTGATCGAAGTGAGGCCGAGCAATGTGACGGTTGTCCTAGAGCGGCTGTTAACGAAAGAATACGAGGTTAAAATCAATACTGAAGGCACGCCGGGCAAAGGCTACAAAGTTGGCCAGCCAATCGTGAAGCCGAATGGCCGCGTACATGTCACGCTTCCTGAAGACGAAATGGGCGATGTTGCCTTCATCGGCGGAACGGTCTCCGTGGACGGTGAGGAAGAGACTGTGACCGACAAGAAGCTGAAGCTCGTTGCGCTGGACAAGGACGGTAATGAGCTGACGGATGCGATCATTAGTCCGAATGTTGTCGAGGTAGAAATTCCGATTACAAAGCCGTTCAAGAAGCTTCCGCTGCAGATCGGATTTACGGGTAAGCTGCCGAACGGACTTGCCATATCCGAGTTTAAGCAAAGCGTCGACGGCATTACAATTTATGGGCCGCAGGACGTATTGGATCAAATCGATTTCTATGACGAATTGGTCGTCGACTTGTCGCAATTGAAACAATCGGGTACGATTGAGCTCGATGTCAAACTTCCAAAAGGGGTTGCCAACGTAGACCCCGAGAAGGTGTCATTTGATTACACGATTGTGCCAGCGGTCACGAAGCAGCTGTCGAAGGTCCCGGTGACGCTGATCGGCTTATCTGAAGGTCTCCATGCAAAAATCACGCTGCCCGAGGATGGTCAGGTCAATGCAACCATCAGCGGGGCAACCAATGTGCTCGCCGATGTCAATGTGAAAGACGTGCAGCTGGTAGCGGATTTGAGCGGGCTTGGACCGGGCAGTCACGTCATACCGCTGGAGATACATTTACCGCGCTTTGTGTTTCCGGCCTCGAACGCGCCGCTCAGCATTACGGTAGAGATTACTGACGGCACATCAGCCAGCAATCCGGATGGCAGTACTCCGACAACAGGACAGCCTGCTGCGGATCCGAATTCGGATACAAACACGGATGCAGGCGTGCCAAGCAACGGCGCCAGCGACCCTGCCGAATCGGACGACGGGCAGCAAGCGAACAGCAGTAACGGGATAACGAATGGGAGTTCGGACACACCGGAGGACTAG
- the sigW gene encoding RNA polymerase sigma factor SigW, whose protein sequence is MLSVEAKLARLALKGDQRAFAELVELYQDKLYHMTYRMLYNRQEAEDVVQEVFLRVYKNLERYDATMKFSTWIYRIATNLCIDRLRKRKPVYSLDAESSDHEGLDGYAMIPSDDRTPESELLLSDTQRIIHQAIETLPAKYKSVMVLRYLEELSLQEIGDVLDMPVTTVKTRVHRGREFLRKKLEHKL, encoded by the coding sequence TTGTTATCAGTCGAGGCGAAGTTGGCAAGATTGGCTCTGAAAGGCGATCAGCGGGCTTTTGCCGAGCTCGTAGAGCTATATCAGGACAAGCTTTATCATATGACTTACCGCATGCTGTACAATCGTCAGGAAGCGGAGGACGTTGTGCAAGAGGTCTTTCTGCGCGTATATAAAAATTTGGAGCGTTACGACGCGACAATGAAATTTTCAACTTGGATTTATCGGATTGCTACGAACTTGTGTATCGATCGGCTGCGCAAGCGGAAGCCGGTCTATTCCCTGGACGCGGAGTCATCGGATCACGAAGGTTTGGACGGATATGCCATGATTCCGAGCGACGACCGGACGCCAGAGAGCGAGCTGCTGTTGTCGGATACGCAGCGCATTATCCACCAAGCCATTGAAACGCTGCCGGCCAAGTATAAATCGGTTATGGTACTGCGTTACTTGGAGGAGCTCTCGCTGCAAGAAATTGGAGACGTGCTCGACATGCCTGTAACGACAGTCAAAACGCGCGTGCATAGAGGCCGAGAGTTTCTTCGCAAGAAGCTCGAGCATAAGCTGTAA
- a CDS encoding KinB-signaling pathway activation protein, with product MNLRKWFFLFWSTMAVGGAVSMIVGTVMQWADPSFGFLGMKATGFNALMMLIVGLLFGAFSQMGFFSYLTLNYIALSVFRKNYLWNALQAYTSLFALGGVGYILYQERDTLHNNWMFWVLPLTLALASWAVAYVKVKQTNNNAFIPTLFLLIVITLLEAWQTLHSNATAMTFMVIPMFVCNAYQILWLHRLLRKEQTTGSASNAKPVV from the coding sequence GTGAACTTACGCAAATGGTTTTTCTTATTCTGGAGCACAATGGCCGTAGGGGGAGCGGTATCAATGATCGTGGGTACGGTCATGCAATGGGCTGATCCGTCCTTTGGTTTTTTGGGGATGAAAGCGACCGGATTTAACGCACTCATGATGCTGATTGTCGGCCTGCTGTTCGGCGCATTCAGCCAAATGGGCTTTTTCTCCTATTTAACGCTCAATTACATCGCGCTTAGCGTATTCCGCAAAAATTACCTATGGAACGCCTTGCAGGCTTATACATCGCTCTTTGCACTAGGCGGAGTTGGCTATATCCTGTACCAGGAGCGGGACACGCTGCATAATAATTGGATGTTCTGGGTGCTTCCGCTGACGTTGGCGCTGGCTTCTTGGGCAGTTGCCTATGTAAAGGTGAAGCAAACGAACAACAATGCCTTTATTCCTACCCTGTTTCTGCTCATAGTCATAACGCTGCTCGAAGCATGGCAAACGCTCCATAGCAATGCCACAGCTATGACTTTTATGGTTATTCCGATGTTCGTCTGCAATGCTTACCAGATACTGTGGCTGCATCGATTGTTGCGCAAAGAGCAAACAACCGGCTCCGCATCAAATGCGAAACCGGTCGTATAG
- the cdaA gene encoding diadenylate cyclase CdaA: MNYFADMTWKEWIKDIIDISIVSYIIYKLILLVRGTRAVQLLKGIIVLVATWALSTWFNLYTLKWLMNQMFTFGVVTILIIFQPELRRALEQLGRGKLFTRSSVVERDISDRISEIIKSLNYMSKRKIGALIVFERSTGLSDYIESGIQMESIISSELLINIFIPNTPLHDGAVIVRNNQIMAAGCYLPLSENPFISKELGTRHRAAIGITEVCDAVSVIVSEETGQISLAVGGMIVRDIKEESLISKLFEELNSNSKVRERQGAKTPFWKRKGDRQHG; the protein is encoded by the coding sequence ATGAACTATTTTGCAGATATGACCTGGAAAGAATGGATTAAGGATATCATCGACATTTCCATCGTTAGCTATATTATTTATAAATTGATCCTGCTCGTCCGCGGAACGCGAGCGGTGCAGCTGCTCAAAGGAATCATTGTCCTGGTCGCAACTTGGGCGCTCAGCACCTGGTTTAATTTGTATACGCTCAAATGGCTTATGAACCAAATGTTTACGTTCGGCGTCGTTACGATTCTGATTATTTTCCAGCCGGAGCTCAGACGGGCGCTGGAGCAGCTGGGCCGAGGGAAATTGTTCACTAGGTCCTCTGTCGTGGAGCGGGATATCAGCGATCGGATCAGTGAAATCATTAAGTCGCTTAATTACATGTCCAAACGAAAAATCGGTGCGCTGATCGTTTTTGAACGGAGCACGGGACTTTCAGATTATATTGAATCCGGCATTCAAATGGAGTCCATTATCAGCTCGGAGCTGCTAATTAATATTTTCATCCCTAATACGCCGCTTCATGACGGCGCTGTTATCGTACGAAATAACCAGATTATGGCGGCAGGCTGTTATCTGCCCCTATCCGAAAACCCGTTCATCAGTAAAGAACTGGGCACGCGCCACCGCGCTGCAATCGGAATTACGGAAGTGTGCGATGCCGTATCGGTTATCGTCTCCGAGGAGACGGGCCAGATTTCGCTTGCGGTGGGCGGGATGATCGTTCGCGACATTAAAGAAGAATCGCTTATCTCGAAGCTATTCGAGGAGTTAAATTCGAACTCCAAAGTGCGCGAGCGCCAAGGTGCTAAGACCCCTTTCTGGAAGCGGAAGGGAGACAGACAGCATGGATAA
- the pdaB gene encoding polysaccharide deacetylase family sporulation protein PdaB, with translation MNMFYVMNGRKLKRYFLMSVGILFAAGVIYAEKDNITVFAQDQPAAIYSVPTDKKVVALTFDISWGEKRTEPILEVLKQKGVKNVTFFLSSPWSQTHPDIVKKIVDAGYEIGSHGHKHGNYSTFSDEEIRTQIETAQTILTQVTGKTPSLIRMPNGDFDKRVLKIAEQMNYKVIQWDTDSLDWMNIGTDKIVNRVVTKAHPGDIILMHASDSVKQTHEALPAIIDQLRDKGYEFVTVSELIAQTELQGKTVQDKTAMFEQLDASVE, from the coding sequence ATGAATATGTTTTATGTCATGAATGGACGAAAGCTGAAGCGTTATTTTCTAATGTCGGTGGGGATTTTGTTTGCCGCCGGGGTCATTTACGCAGAGAAGGACAACATCACCGTATTCGCTCAGGACCAGCCTGCAGCCATCTACAGTGTACCTACGGATAAGAAAGTCGTGGCATTGACCTTCGATATCAGCTGGGGGGAGAAGCGTACGGAACCGATTTTGGAGGTGCTGAAGCAAAAGGGCGTGAAGAACGTAACCTTCTTCCTCTCTTCTCCTTGGAGTCAAACGCATCCTGATATCGTAAAGAAAATCGTCGATGCCGGTTATGAAATTGGCAGCCATGGGCATAAACACGGGAATTACAGCACCTTCAGCGACGAAGAAATCCGCACCCAAATCGAAACCGCGCAGACGATTTTGACGCAGGTAACAGGTAAGACTCCTTCACTGATTCGGATGCCAAACGGCGATTTTGACAAACGCGTGCTGAAAATCGCCGAGCAAATGAATTATAAAGTTATTCAATGGGACACGGACTCGCTGGATTGGATGAATATCGGCACGGATAAAATCGTCAACCGCGTCGTCACAAAGGCTCATCCTGGGGATATTATTCTAATGCATGCTAGTGACTCTGTGAAGCAAACGCACGAGGCACTCCCCGCCATTATTGATCAGCTGCGAGACAAAGGCTACGAGTTCGTGACCGTTTCTGAACTAATCGCCCAAACCGAACTGCAAGGAAAGACCGTACAGGATAAAACAGCCATGTTTGAACAGCTTGATGCATCGGTAGAATAG
- a CDS encoding ABC transporter ATP-binding protein, which produces MNVMNTANLNIGYEERLIVENLNITIPKGKITALVGANGSGKSTILKTMARLMSPSSGSVLLDGKSIHKQSTKEVARQLAILPQNPTAPDGLTVSELVSYGRFPYQKGFGSLNKEDRAIIQWAVERTGLLEFKDRPIDRLSGGQRQHAWIAMALAQQTDLLFLDEPTTYLDMAHQLEVLELLQQLNATAGRTIVMVVHDLNHASRYAQHMVGIKKGKVISVGSPEAVMTKDVLREVFGIETDIIPDPRTGVPLCFPYALAGSQEEPEVIGLEPVMVS; this is translated from the coding sequence ATGAACGTAATGAACACTGCCAACCTTAACATTGGCTATGAAGAACGACTGATTGTCGAGAACTTGAATATAACGATCCCCAAAGGGAAAATAACAGCCTTAGTCGGTGCTAATGGATCAGGGAAATCCACGATTTTAAAAACGATGGCACGGCTGATGTCGCCTTCAAGCGGCAGCGTATTATTGGATGGCAAATCAATACATAAACAGTCTACCAAGGAAGTGGCAAGGCAGCTTGCCATTCTGCCGCAGAATCCAACGGCGCCTGACGGGCTGACGGTATCTGAGCTCGTTTCTTACGGCCGTTTCCCTTATCAGAAAGGTTTTGGGTCCTTGAACAAGGAGGATCGTGCAATCATTCAGTGGGCTGTTGAGCGTACGGGCTTGTTGGAGTTTAAGGATCGACCTATCGATCGACTTTCAGGCGGCCAGAGGCAGCATGCATGGATTGCAATGGCCCTTGCACAGCAAACAGACCTTCTCTTCTTAGATGAGCCTACAACATATTTGGATATGGCCCATCAACTCGAGGTGTTGGAGCTGCTACAGCAATTGAATGCGACTGCGGGCAGAACGATCGTTATGGTTGTTCATGATTTGAATCATGCTTCACGATACGCGCAGCACATGGTAGGCATTAAGAAAGGCAAAGTCATAAGCGTAGGGTCACCAGAGGCTGTTATGACGAAAGATGTACTGCGTGAGGTATTCGGCATTGAGACGGATATTATTCCGGATCCGCGTACCGGCGTTCCGTTATGCTTTCCTTACGCGCTGGCAGGAAGCCAAGAGGAACCGGAAGTAATCGGGCTGGAGCCGGTAATGGTTAGCTGA
- the gerD gene encoding spore germination lipoprotein GerD: MLKRFVRIGAALILTSVLSSCGSEPSSASNEPISYKDMKSMVIDILKTEDAQKALQESAMSSTGNTGFSSKLLSVQDQEQVRLAVKETLVAPEYNKVIERLMTDPRFAGEFAKAVNKQNKQIHKDLLKDPTYQKDLIQVMKSPEMDKMILEVLQSTQYRKQVMSIMQESMQSPLYRLEILDLLKKAVQEELKPKPDEKITKGKDSGGGEGGGQGGDQGDSGGMGEQGGG; encoded by the coding sequence ATGCTTAAGCGTTTCGTAAGGATAGGTGCCGCTTTAATTCTTACATCCGTCCTTTCAAGCTGCGGCTCAGAACCATCCAGTGCATCGAATGAACCGATCAGCTACAAAGACATGAAATCAATGGTTATTGACATACTTAAAACAGAGGATGCCCAAAAGGCGCTTCAGGAATCCGCGATGTCTTCAACCGGGAATACCGGATTCAGTTCCAAGCTGCTGTCGGTTCAAGATCAAGAGCAGGTGCGTTTAGCGGTCAAGGAAACACTTGTCGCGCCTGAGTACAACAAAGTCATCGAACGATTAATGACGGACCCCCGTTTCGCGGGCGAATTCGCCAAAGCCGTTAACAAGCAAAATAAACAGATCCACAAGGATCTGCTCAAGGATCCGACCTATCAGAAAGATCTTATTCAAGTCATGAAAAGTCCCGAGATGGATAAAATGATCCTTGAAGTACTGCAGAGTACGCAGTACCGCAAGCAAGTAATGTCCATCATGCAGGAGTCCATGCAAAGCCCGCTTTATCGCTTGGAGATCTTGGATCTTCTAAAGAAAGCCGTTCAAGAAGAGTTAAAGCCGAAGCCGGATGAAAAGATCACGAAAGGAAAGGACAGCGGCGGGGGCGAAGGAGGCGGTCAGGGCGGAGACCAAGGAGACAGCGGAGGAATGGGCGAACAAGGCGGCGGTTAA
- a CDS encoding stage II sporulation protein M, with protein MFTPREVLRHLKIMRHHIALSTVFLLAGMFIGATNPLLDNFIQGQMSGLKNIAQSIDSSSHPTAFLMTFIFFNNVIKAVLVMYAGALFGIVPVVFLLINGMIIGYIVHKTAEQGNEALFTVIVKGLLPHGIIELAAIVIACAYGLRFGQLMFKGIGVLMTRKAGWGHDIEQFVIRTMPVIVLIVIMLIVAAVIESTVTVWLLHK; from the coding sequence ATGTTTACTCCAAGAGAAGTCCTTCGCCATTTGAAGATCATGAGACACCATATAGCGTTAAGCACCGTGTTTTTGCTAGCGGGCATGTTTATCGGAGCGACGAATCCATTGTTGGACAACTTTATCCAAGGCCAGATGAGTGGCTTGAAAAACATTGCGCAGAGTATTGATTCCAGCAGCCACCCAACGGCGTTCTTAATGACGTTCATTTTTTTTAATAATGTCATTAAAGCAGTGCTTGTCATGTACGCCGGCGCGTTATTCGGCATTGTGCCGGTCGTTTTTCTTCTGATTAACGGCATGATAATCGGTTATATCGTGCACAAGACAGCAGAACAAGGGAATGAGGCGCTCTTCACGGTCATTGTAAAAGGACTGCTGCCGCACGGCATCATCGAGTTGGCAGCGATTGTGATCGCCTGTGCATATGGGCTGCGGTTCGGCCAATTAATGTTTAAGGGCATTGGTGTGCTGATGACAAGAAAAGCAGGCTGGGGACATGATATCGAGCAATTCGTCATCCGTACAATGCCTGTCATCGTATTAATCGTTATTATGCTGATCGTTGCAGCAGTTATTGAAAGTACCGTTACGGTCTGGTTGCTGCATAAGTAA
- a CDS encoding anti-sigma factor, translating to MNCNVAIMLMHDYLDDELPPGDLSELKTHLEICPSCRSRLEQLERTEALTHKMMDSRIVITADQSSQLTDRIMRALPVKRRRAGFARWVRNHPAVSVAAVFVLVMFSSFLAMWQQDNDLTVRGADLAEVVIEGDTVTVPPGAHVKGDLTIENGKANVLGDVDGDVTVISGSLYEASTAHVSGEVKQIDQALDWFWYKVTHSISSLAY from the coding sequence ATGAATTGCAACGTCGCCATCATGCTGATGCATGATTACTTAGACGATGAGCTGCCCCCGGGCGATCTCTCAGAGCTAAAGACACATCTGGAAATTTGCCCGTCATGCCGCTCCCGATTGGAACAGCTGGAACGGACGGAAGCGCTCACGCACAAGATGATGGACTCGCGCATCGTCATCACAGCCGATCAATCCTCACAGTTAACAGACCGTATCATGCGGGCCCTGCCGGTTAAACGGCGCAGAGCGGGCTTTGCAAGATGGGTTCGGAATCATCCTGCAGTTTCGGTCGCCGCCGTATTCGTTCTTGTCATGTTCTCGAGTTTTCTCGCCATGTGGCAGCAGGATAACGATTTGACGGTTCGCGGTGCTGATTTGGCAGAGGTCGTCATTGAAGGAGATACCGTCACCGTGCCGCCCGGCGCTCACGTGAAGGGCGATCTAACGATCGAGAACGGAAAGGCGAACGTACTTGGGGATGTGGACGGCGATGTAACCGTGATTTCGGGATCACTGTATGAAGCTTCCACTGCGCATGTATCCGGAGAAGTGAAGCAGATTGACCAGGCGCTGGACTGGTTTTGGTACAAAGTTACACATTCCATCAGCAGTTTGGCCTATTGA
- the ppc gene encoding phosphoenolpyruvate carboxylase — translation MSEHAGTTMTTSRPQANNLLRRDVRFLGNILGDVLVHQGGHELLENVEKIREMSKTLRAEFLPELYEEFKQVIDTLNPVTRHQVIRAFAIYFQLVNIAEQNHRIRRKRDYERSSGEKVQPGSIESAIQTLKDRGIDVDNVKEIIADISLELVMTAHPTEATRRAVLDIHQRIASEMMELDNPTLTYREREKLREKLLNEVLTLWQTDELRDRKPTVIDEVRNGMYYFDETLFEVLPSVYEELERCLDKYYPTERWHVPTYLRFGSWIGGDRDGNPSVTARVTWETLKLQRGLALEKYEELLTEVMGQLSFSTNIVEVSDELIESIKKDREQVVETRCVELWRNEKEPYRIKLGYMLEKLANALDESLKGSSKRYNSADELKADLLVIDRSLRHHFADYVADTHIRKLIRQVELFGFHLAALDVRQHSKEHESAMTEVLANMNIVADYAALSEDEKIELLHDLLNDPRPLTSPHFAYSEGTRECLDVYHTIYRAQAEFGANCISSYLISMTQGASDMLEVMVFAKEVGMFRKEANGEVRCTLQAVPLFETIDDLHAAPGIMEQLFALPVYRKAVEARGNLHEIMLGYSDSNKDGGVVTANWELRVALNSITSAAKKFDVKLKFFHGRGGALGRGGMPLNRSILAQPPHTVGGGIKITEQGEVLSSRYSMKGIAYRSLEQATWALVTAARLAKYPEQEVDDLAGWEEIARGISETALQKYQDLIFRDPDFMTFFKESTPLPEVGELNIGSRPAKRKGSDRFEDLRAIPWVFAWTQSRYLLPAWYAAGTALQGYVQDDSDRMETLRVMYEKFPFFTSLIDNLQMALAKADLQIAKEYAGMIADGTIRDRIFTQIQEEYERTSAFILQITGQAEILDNVPVIQESIRLRNPYVDPLSYMQVQLLIELRDSRAKGEEDDLQLLREVLLTINGIAAGLRNTG, via the coding sequence ATGTCGGAACATGCTGGAACAACAATGACTACAAGCCGACCGCAAGCGAATAACTTGCTGCGCCGAGATGTGCGTTTCCTGGGTAACATTTTGGGGGATGTACTCGTTCATCAAGGCGGTCATGAGCTGCTGGAGAATGTCGAGAAAATTCGCGAGATGAGCAAGACGCTGCGCGCGGAATTTTTACCTGAGCTTTACGAGGAATTCAAGCAGGTTATTGATACGCTGAATCCCGTAACCCGCCATCAGGTTATTCGTGCATTTGCGATTTATTTTCAGCTGGTGAACATTGCCGAGCAGAATCATCGAATTCGCCGTAAACGCGATTATGAGCGTTCATCCGGTGAGAAGGTGCAGCCGGGTTCCATTGAAAGCGCCATTCAGACATTGAAGGATCGCGGAATCGACGTGGATAACGTCAAAGAAATCATTGCGGATATTTCCCTAGAGCTTGTTATGACTGCTCATCCGACAGAAGCTACGAGACGCGCCGTACTGGATATTCATCAGCGCATTGCTTCTGAAATGATGGAGCTGGACAACCCGACGCTTACATACCGCGAACGGGAGAAATTGCGTGAGAAGCTGCTGAACGAAGTGCTTACCTTGTGGCAAACGGACGAGCTTCGCGACCGTAAACCGACGGTTATTGATGAAGTGCGTAACGGCATGTACTATTTCGACGAGACTCTGTTTGAAGTTCTTCCAAGCGTATATGAGGAACTTGAACGCTGCTTGGACAAATACTATCCAACTGAACGCTGGCATGTTCCGACCTACCTCCGTTTTGGCTCGTGGATCGGGGGAGACCGTGACGGCAATCCTTCGGTTACCGCCCGTGTAACATGGGAAACCTTGAAGCTTCAACGCGGACTTGCGCTGGAAAAATACGAAGAGCTGCTGACAGAAGTCATGGGCCAGTTGAGCTTCAGCACGAATATCGTTGAAGTTTCCGATGAACTGATCGAGTCTATTAAGAAAGACCGCGAGCAGGTCGTTGAGACTCGTTGCGTGGAACTGTGGCGCAACGAGAAGGAGCCTTATCGCATTAAGCTTGGCTATATGCTCGAGAAGCTGGCTAACGCACTCGACGAATCGCTGAAGGGTTCGTCTAAGCGGTATAACAGCGCGGATGAGCTCAAAGCAGATTTACTCGTTATTGATCGCAGCCTGCGTCATCACTTTGCGGATTACGTGGCAGATACGCATATTCGTAAGCTTATCCGTCAAGTGGAACTGTTCGGCTTCCATCTGGCTGCACTTGACGTACGTCAGCACAGCAAGGAGCACGAGAGTGCGATGACGGAAGTACTGGCGAACATGAACATTGTAGCCGACTATGCAGCCCTTTCTGAGGATGAGAAAATCGAACTGCTGCATGATCTGCTGAATGATCCGCGTCCGCTTACTTCGCCGCATTTTGCTTATTCCGAGGGAACGCGCGAATGCTTGGATGTGTACCACACGATTTACCGTGCGCAAGCGGAGTTCGGTGCTAACTGTATTTCCAGCTACCTGATCAGTATGACGCAGGGTGCAAGCGATATGCTGGAAGTCATGGTGTTCGCCAAAGAAGTCGGCATGTTCCGCAAAGAAGCGAACGGCGAGGTGCGCTGTACACTGCAGGCGGTGCCGTTGTTTGAAACCATTGACGATTTGCATGCTGCGCCTGGCATTATGGAACAGCTCTTTGCTCTTCCCGTGTACCGGAAAGCTGTAGAAGCGCGCGGTAACTTGCATGAAATCATGCTTGGCTACTCCGACTCCAATAAGGACGGCGGCGTGGTTACGGCGAACTGGGAGCTGCGCGTTGCGCTCAACTCGATTACGAGCGCAGCGAAGAAGTTTGACGTAAAGCTGAAATTCTTCCATGGACGCGGCGGCGCACTTGGTCGCGGCGGCATGCCGCTGAACCGCAGTATTCTGGCGCAGCCTCCGCATACGGTAGGCGGCGGCATTAAAATTACGGAACAAGGCGAAGTGTTGTCTTCCCGTTACTCCATGAAGGGAATTGCCTATCGCAGCTTGGAACAAGCGACTTGGGCGCTTGTGACGGCGGCTCGTTTGGCAAAATACCCGGAGCAGGAAGTCGACGATTTGGCTGGCTGGGAAGAAATTGCTCGCGGTATCTCGGAGACGGCGCTGCAGAAGTATCAGGATCTGATCTTCCGTGATCCGGACTTCATGACCTTCTTCAAGGAATCAACGCCGCTGCCTGAGGTTGGCGAGTTGAATATCGGTTCCCGCCCTGCGAAGCGTAAAGGCAGCGATCGTTTTGAAGACCTGCGCGCGATTCCATGGGTGTTTGCATGGACGCAAAGCCGCTACTTGCTGCCGGCTTGGTATGCCGCTGGAACGGCGCTGCAAGGTTATGTTCAAGATGACAGTGACCGGATGGAAACGCTGCGCGTCATGTACGAGAAATTCCCGTTCTTCACGTCGTTAATCGATAATTTGCAGATGGCGCTTGCCAAAGCGGATCTTCAAATCGCGAAGGAATATGCCGGCATGATTGCGGATGGAACGATCCGTGACCGGATCTTCACGCAAATTCAAGAAGAATACGAGCGGACATCCGCATTCATCTTGCAGATTACGGGCCAAGCGGAGATTTTGGATAACGTTCCGGTTATTCAGGAATCGATACGCCTTCGTAACCCGTACGTCGATCCGCTCAGCTACATGCAAGTGCAGCTGTTGATCGAACTCCGCGACAGCCGCGCCAAAGGCGAAGAAGACGACCTGCAGCTCCTGCGCGAAGTGCTGCTCACCATCAACGGCATTGCAGCGGGGCTGAGAAACACAGGTTGA